The following coding sequences are from one Candidatus Neomarinimicrobiota bacterium window:
- a CDS encoding uracil-DNA glycosylase — translation MSPPLNSKAARYFEQQKELYGSEILLDEKLRPNRNADKNGDSAKLLEAYYNEIKDCQLCSLGSTRTKFVFGVGNPNADLLLIGEAPGQNEDLQGEPFVGRAGQLLDKILHSIGLSREEVYIANVLKCRPPNNRDPLKTESETCKPYLKKQIEIIKPKLILALGRISGVWLIGEEMSLGDMRGKTFFFGDSEMMVTYHPAALLRNPNWKRPCWEDMQKVRDRLKELTANSSMA, via the coding sequence TTGTCGCCTCCATTAAATAGCAAAGCAGCTCGATATTTTGAACAGCAGAAGGAATTGTATGGTTCGGAAATCCTGCTTGACGAAAAACTCAGACCGAATCGAAATGCCGATAAAAACGGTGATTCAGCGAAACTTCTTGAAGCATATTATAATGAAATTAAAGATTGCCAGCTCTGCTCACTTGGAAGCACTCGCACTAAATTTGTATTCGGAGTCGGTAATCCGAACGCCGACCTGCTGCTTATCGGCGAAGCGCCGGGACAAAATGAAGATCTTCAGGGAGAGCCGTTTGTAGGACGAGCAGGGCAATTACTCGACAAGATACTTCATTCGATAGGGCTTTCGAGAGAAGAAGTCTATATTGCAAATGTTTTGAAATGCAGACCTCCCAATAACAGGGACCCATTAAAAACTGAATCTGAAACCTGTAAGCCTTATCTTAAGAAACAAATAGAGATCATCAAACCAAAATTGATTCTTGCTCTCGGGCGGATATCGGGTGTTTGGCTCATCGGCGAGGAAATGTCGCTTGGTGATATGAGAGGTAAAACTTTCTTTTTCGGTGACAGCGAGATGATGGTCACATACCATCCGGCAGCCTTATTGAGGAATCCGAATTGGAAGAGACCATGTTGGGAAGATATGCAAAAGGTAAGGGATCGGTTAAAAGAATTGACAGCTAATTCGAGTATGGCATAA